A genomic segment from Hallerella porci encodes:
- a CDS encoding radical SAM/SPASM domain-containing protein, producing the protein MKYAYIEITERCNFCCPFCPSATLQNSRGEMSAELFQNVLQKLSGNVEEIFLHVLGEPLLHSEFPRILQIAESFQIPVNLTTNGSLIAKNSPLILRSKIIRQINFSTHAYAYLPREKALEILQQTLDFTDALSNTHPEVYVNFRLWNDHSDAISRDWNSIVLQKLTEYFHVPLCDSEFSVRRKSTPICGRIYIHRDSRFEWPNGKAEENENGTCHGVKDQCAILFDGRVVPCCLDYRGQIVLGKFPENSFAEIFEGIRATQMRNGFLQHKLTETFCRRCAFAKRFANTRNVK; encoded by the coding sequence ATGAAATACGCCTACATCGAAATCACCGAACGTTGCAATTTCTGCTGCCCATTTTGTCCGAGCGCAACTCTTCAAAATTCTCGCGGCGAAATGTCCGCAGAACTTTTTCAAAATGTGCTGCAAAAATTATCGGGAAATGTCGAAGAAATTTTTTTGCATGTTTTGGGCGAACCGCTTTTGCATTCGGAATTTCCACGCATTTTGCAAATCGCAGAAAGTTTTCAAATCCCCGTCAATTTAACGACGAACGGATCTCTCATCGCCAAAAATTCCCCGCTGATTTTACGCAGCAAAATAATTCGGCAAATCAATTTTTCGACTCACGCTTACGCTTACTTGCCCCGAGAAAAAGCGTTAGAAATTTTACAGCAAACTCTCGATTTTACCGATGCATTGTCCAATACACATCCCGAAGTTTATGTGAATTTTCGCCTGTGGAACGATCATTCCGATGCCATTTCGCGCGATTGGAATTCAATTGTTTTGCAAAAGCTCACCGAATATTTTCACGTTCCTCTTTGCGATTCTGAATTTTCTGTTCGGAGAAAAAGCACGCCGATTTGTGGAAGAATTTACATTCACCGCGATTCGCGATTTGAATGGCCCAATGGCAAAGCCGAAGAAAATGAAAACGGAACTTGCCACGGCGTCAAAGATCAATGCGCCATTTTATTCGACGGACGCGTCGTCCCTTGCTGCTTAGATTATCGCGGACAAATCGTCCTCGGAAAATTTCCCGAAAATTCTTTTGCCGAAATTTTTGAAGGAATTCGCGCGACTCAAATGCGCAACGGATTTTTGCAGCATAAATTAACCGAAACTTTTTGCAGACGCTGCGCATTCGCCAAGCGTTTCGCTAACACGAGGAACGTCAAATGA